In one Halorubrum sp. CBA1229 genomic region, the following are encoded:
- the dnaJ gene encoding molecular chaperone DnaJ encodes MSENFYDVLGVSRDASEEEIKKAYRKKAAKHHPDVSDDDDAEERFKKIQKAKEVLTDEQKRQQYDQLGHDRFTEADKRGATGGGGPGGAGGPFGGAGGAGGAGGFEDIFNQFFGGGGGGRGGGGGNRPRQGRDLRTGLTIDLEEAFEGATKEVTLTRPTTCDTCDGAGHPPDADVQTCSQCNGRGQVQQVQQTPLGRVQQTSTCPRCEGEGELYSEDCPDCGGDGVVREEATLSVEIPAGIRSGQSLRMEREGAPGENGGPNGDLLIEVDVDVGDRYERDGDDLRVSEAISFPQAVFGDTIEVETVDGSVEMDIPAGTQSGETFRLEGKGMPRLRRRGRGDLFVQVGVVIPDSLNEEQREALEAFAEAGGEDIDVGGGFFERLKSSF; translated from the coding sequence ATGAGCGAGAACTTTTACGACGTCCTCGGTGTGTCGCGGGACGCCAGCGAGGAGGAGATCAAGAAGGCGTACCGCAAGAAGGCCGCCAAACACCATCCCGACGTCAGCGACGACGACGACGCCGAGGAGCGGTTCAAGAAGATCCAGAAGGCTAAGGAGGTGCTCACCGACGAACAGAAGCGCCAGCAGTACGACCAGCTCGGCCACGACCGCTTCACCGAGGCCGACAAGCGCGGCGCGACGGGCGGCGGCGGTCCCGGCGGCGCCGGCGGGCCCTTCGGCGGGGCCGGCGGCGCCGGCGGCGCCGGCGGCTTCGAGGACATCTTCAACCAGTTCTTTGGCGGGGGCGGCGGCGGCCGCGGCGGTGGCGGCGGCAACCGCCCCCGTCAGGGGCGTGATCTCCGGACGGGCCTCACGATCGACCTCGAGGAGGCGTTCGAGGGCGCGACCAAGGAGGTCACGCTCACCCGCCCGACGACCTGCGACACCTGCGACGGCGCGGGGCACCCCCCGGACGCCGACGTGCAGACCTGTTCTCAGTGTAACGGGCGAGGACAGGTCCAGCAGGTCCAGCAGACGCCGCTCGGCCGCGTCCAGCAGACGTCGACGTGCCCGCGGTGTGAGGGCGAGGGCGAGCTGTACAGCGAGGACTGCCCCGACTGCGGCGGCGACGGCGTCGTCCGCGAGGAGGCGACGCTCTCCGTGGAGATCCCGGCCGGGATCCGCTCCGGACAGAGCCTCCGGATGGAGCGCGAGGGCGCCCCCGGCGAGAACGGCGGCCCCAACGGCGACCTGCTGATCGAGGTCGACGTCGACGTCGGCGACCGCTACGAGCGCGACGGCGACGATCTCCGCGTCAGCGAGGCCATCTCCTTCCCGCAGGCCGTCTTCGGCGACACGATCGAGGTCGAGACGGTCGACGGCAGCGTGGAGATGGATATCCCCGCCGGCACGCAGAGCGGCGAGACGTTCCGGCTCGAAGGGAAGGGGATGCCCCGGCTGCGGCGGCGCGGCCGCGGCGACCTCTTCGTGCAGGTCGGCGTCGTGATCCCGGACTCGCTCAACGAGGAGCAGCGCGAGGCGCTGGAGGCGTTCGCCGAGGCCGGCGGCGAGGACATCGACGTCGGCGGCGGCTTCTTCGAGCGGTTGAAGAGCTCCTTCTAG
- a CDS encoding cupin domain-containing protein, which yields MGYDTTAYDDVEPRAPGMYFLRDALDCEKLGVTVVEADDGWEGMEHDHADAGHEEVYVLLHGAATLTVDGEAVELAPGDAVRVDGDATRDLSFAADGSKMVIAGAP from the coding sequence ATGGGCTACGACACCACCGCCTACGACGACGTCGAACCGCGCGCGCCGGGGATGTACTTCCTCCGCGACGCGCTCGACTGCGAGAAGCTCGGCGTGACCGTCGTGGAGGCCGACGACGGCTGGGAGGGCATGGAACACGACCACGCCGACGCCGGCCACGAGGAGGTGTACGTGCTGCTCCACGGCGCGGCGACGCTGACCGTCGACGGCGAGGCCGTCGAGCTCGCCCCCGGCGACGCGGTCCGGGTCGACGGCGACGCCACGCGCGACCTCTCCTTCGCCGCCGACGGCTCGAAGATGGTCATCGCCGGCGCTCCCTGA
- a CDS encoding AMP-binding protein: MDVVGDLLARDRRSRDIALVTPDGRERTYRDLITNAYKAANVLRYLGAREGSTVAVEPAPGLHTTLAFLGAAGLGAPVRFDPAAGIGRGDRVVLVDVADESATEPAPGTSLAAFGGPPERPETTHWEQELWSENPGMPPSAVGPDDPVLRALGDGEPDGTGDVAHRALLDAAAAVVDEHGLEPGDRVALRGGLADPRALAAGVVAPLAAGATAVLAGDSAERDEPTATGDEPTVTVGEAGSDPRPVTLPTVGDR, encoded by the coding sequence ATGGACGTCGTCGGCGATCTCCTCGCACGCGATCGGCGGAGCCGCGACATCGCGCTCGTCACGCCCGACGGGCGCGAGCGCACGTATCGCGACCTGATCACGAACGCGTACAAGGCGGCGAACGTGCTCCGCTACCTCGGCGCGCGCGAGGGGTCGACCGTCGCCGTCGAGCCGGCGCCCGGACTCCACACGACGCTCGCCTTCCTCGGCGCGGCCGGGCTGGGCGCCCCGGTCCGGTTCGACCCCGCGGCGGGGATCGGTCGCGGCGACCGCGTCGTCCTCGTCGACGTGGCCGACGAGTCGGCGACGGAACCGGCGCCCGGAACCAGCCTCGCCGCCTTCGGCGGCCCGCCGGAGCGGCCCGAGACGACCCACTGGGAGCAGGAGCTGTGGAGCGAGAACCCCGGCATGCCGCCGAGCGCGGTCGGCCCAGATGACCCCGTCCTGCGGGCGCTGGGAGACGGCGAGCCGGACGGAACCGGCGACGTCGCTCACCGCGCGCTCCTCGACGCGGCCGCGGCGGTCGTCGACGAACACGGGCTCGAACCGGGCGACAGGGTCGCGCTCCGCGGCGGACTCGCGGACCCGCGGGCGCTGGCCGCGGGCGTCGTCGCCCCGCTCGCGGCCGGCGCGACGGCCGTCCTCGCGGGCGATAGCGCGGAGCGCGACGAGCCGACCGCCACGGGTGACGAGCCGACCGTGACCGTAGGGGAAGCGGGGAGCGACCCGCGACCCGTGACGCTCCCGACGGTCGGCGACCGGTAG